One genomic region from Nitrospira sp. encodes:
- a CDS encoding nucleotidyltransferase domain-containing protein — protein sequence MMTHSALNTPPVHDAIAEMVRRIVSQFHPDKIILFGSHARGQAGPDSDVDLLIVMPVEGSKRRKATEIDGALADRTIPLDLIVVTPNEFERARDQIGSVLRPAAIEGRVLYDRAA from the coding sequence ATGATGACTCATTCCGCGTTGAACACACCTCCGGTCCATGATGCGATCGCCGAGATGGTGCGTCGCATTGTGTCCCAGTTTCACCCGGACAAGATCATCCTCTTTGGCTCGCACGCGCGCGGCCAGGCTGGGCCGGACAGTGATGTGGACCTCTTGATTGTCATGCCGGTGGAGGGGTCCAAACGGCGGAAGGCGACCGAAATCGACGGGGCTCTTGCCGATCGAACAATCCCCCTGGACCTCATTGTCGTGACTCCGAACGAGTTTGAGCGGGCCCGTGACCAAATCGGCTCGGTCTTACGACCTGCGGCGATCGAAGGGCGTGTGCTGTATGACCGAGCCGCGTGA
- a CDS encoding HEPN domain-containing protein, giving the protein MTEPRDVARQVRQWIEKAEHDLRNAEHTLTIRDEECPFDTVCFHAQQCVEKYLKGWLTFKRLDAPRSHDLVVLLNLAISAGLGGHNPQDVQPLNRYTIEARYPGDWDPIDRPEAEQAVATARRVRESIRVLLPREVLQGEN; this is encoded by the coding sequence ATGACCGAGCCGCGTGATGTGGCCCGACAGGTTCGGCAGTGGATCGAGAAGGCGGAGCACGATCTGCGCAACGCGGAACACACCCTCACCATTCGTGACGAGGAGTGCCCGTTCGATACGGTGTGTTTTCATGCCCAGCAATGCGTGGAGAAGTACCTGAAGGGTTGGCTCACATTCAAACGCCTCGATGCCCCACGATCCCATGACCTCGTCGTCTTGCTCAACCTGGCGATCTCAGCCGGGTTGGGCGGACACAATCCACAAGATGTGCAGCCACTCAATCGCTACACCATCGAAGCGCGTTATCCAGGCGATTGGGATCCGATTGATCGGCCCGAGGCAGAGCAGGCCGTCGCCACGGCTCGGCGTGTCCGAGAGTCTATACGGGTATTGTTGCCGCGAGAAGTCCTTCAAGGAGAAAACTGA